One part of the Microlunatus elymi genome encodes these proteins:
- the holA gene encoding DNA polymerase III subunit delta — protein MARVQVYGRAVLVSGPEGLLADRAVAERLAVARNEDADVEISQVEGAGLDAGTLAEITSASLFSSRRVAVIRDVGSVPAELHAEIITLATQPLDELGLILVHPGGNKGKGLLDKLKKAKVEVVDCQTMKTWDLPKFVAAEVRRAGATMEPQTAQAVVDAVGHDLRSLASAVSQLASDSDQREIPASLVQKYFGGRAEVTSFAVADAALAGRTGPAMEQLRWALSTGVAPVLVTSALASGLRGLGKYVAAGGGMRDVDLARVIGVPPWKLKTMRTQARGWDERGLANALRAVAIADAEIKGAADDAEYALERVVLTVSRARGR, from the coding sequence ATGGCGCGGGTGCAGGTTTACGGGCGGGCGGTGTTGGTCAGTGGACCGGAAGGGTTGCTGGCGGATCGGGCGGTGGCCGAGCGGCTCGCGGTGGCGCGCAACGAGGACGCCGACGTCGAGATCTCCCAGGTCGAGGGTGCGGGGCTGGACGCCGGCACGCTGGCCGAGATCACCAGCGCGTCGTTGTTCTCCAGCCGGCGGGTTGCGGTGATCCGCGATGTCGGTTCGGTCCCGGCGGAGTTGCATGCCGAGATCATCACGCTGGCAACCCAGCCGCTGGACGAACTCGGGCTGATCCTCGTACATCCTGGCGGCAACAAGGGCAAGGGGCTGCTGGACAAACTGAAGAAGGCCAAGGTCGAGGTCGTCGACTGTCAGACGATGAAGACCTGGGATCTGCCGAAGTTCGTCGCGGCCGAGGTGCGACGAGCCGGCGCGACGATGGAGCCGCAGACCGCGCAGGCCGTGGTCGACGCCGTCGGCCACGACCTCCGCTCGCTGGCCTCCGCGGTGTCGCAACTCGCTTCGGACAGCGATCAGCGGGAGATCCCGGCTTCGCTGGTGCAGAAGTACTTCGGCGGCCGGGCCGAGGTGACCAGCTTCGCGGTCGCCGACGCCGCGTTGGCCGGGCGGACCGGGCCGGCGATGGAGCAACTGCGCTGGGCGCTGTCCACCGGAGTGGCGCCGGTGCTGGTGACCAGTGCGCTGGCGTCCGGGCTGCGCGGCCTCGGCAAGTACGTCGCTGCCGGCGGCGGGATGCGGGACGTCGACCTGGCGCGGGTGATCGGCGTACCGCCGTGGAAGCTGAAGACGATGAGAACGCAGGCCCGCGGCTGGGATGAACGGGGCCTGGCCAACGCGCTGCGGGCAGTGGCGATCGCCGACGCGGAGATCAAGGGTGCCGCCGATGATGCGGAGTATGCGCTGGAGCGGGTCGTGTTGACGGTCAGCCGAGCCCGCGGTCGGTGA
- a CDS encoding aldehyde dehydrogenase (NADP(+)) → MTENVPDTSVPQLNDTVEAAHRAFLIARNVSPTERRGWLYAIADALDAHADELIKIADEESHLGETRLTGERKRTSFQLRLLADEAASGEPLGLTVDHADPDWGMGPRPDIRRMNEPVGVVGVFGASNFPFAFSVIGGDSAAALAAGCSVVHKGHEAHPRLAAATAQVVIDAIAAAGAPDGLFALVTGFEAGAALVEHPLVQAVGFTGSVRGGRALYDRIAARPEPIPFFGELGSTNPVFVGPRAWQTRAEEIIGGFLGSVSMGAGQFCTKPGLLMIPAGSNLPELLAKADVNRVVGQMLTSRLEDGYLSSVQGMRERAGVSVLAGGNGVDQLTVLATTVGNVLAEPEILQTEMFGPATMIIEYSRDTALVDLAEALDGQLTATLQADDDDEVDDLVRVLNRKAGRLLWNGWPTGVTVSFAQQHGGPYPASTASGTTSVGTAAIGRFLRPVAYQDFPQDRLPELLRDDAPAGVRRRIDGVWTA, encoded by the coding sequence ATGACCGAGAACGTGCCGGACACCAGTGTTCCGCAACTGAACGACACCGTCGAGGCCGCTCACCGGGCCTTCCTGATCGCCCGCAACGTGTCGCCGACCGAGCGCCGAGGCTGGCTGTACGCCATCGCCGACGCGCTGGACGCCCATGCGGACGAGTTGATCAAGATCGCGGACGAGGAGTCTCACCTCGGTGAGACGCGGCTGACCGGTGAACGAAAGCGCACCAGCTTTCAGCTGCGGCTGCTGGCGGACGAGGCGGCCTCCGGCGAGCCGCTCGGACTGACCGTCGATCACGCCGACCCGGACTGGGGGATGGGGCCGCGTCCGGACATCCGCCGGATGAACGAGCCGGTCGGCGTCGTCGGCGTCTTCGGTGCGTCCAACTTCCCGTTCGCGTTCTCGGTGATCGGCGGCGACTCGGCGGCCGCGCTGGCCGCCGGCTGCAGCGTCGTACACAAGGGACATGAGGCTCATCCGCGACTGGCCGCCGCGACCGCGCAGGTCGTGATTGACGCGATCGCCGCGGCCGGCGCCCCGGACGGGCTGTTCGCTCTGGTGACCGGTTTCGAAGCGGGTGCCGCCCTGGTCGAGCACCCGCTCGTGCAGGCCGTCGGCTTCACCGGTTCGGTGCGTGGCGGCCGCGCACTGTACGACCGAATCGCGGCCCGGCCTGAGCCGATCCCGTTCTTCGGCGAGTTGGGCAGCACCAACCCGGTGTTCGTCGGGCCCCGCGCCTGGCAGACGCGGGCGGAAGAGATCATCGGCGGCTTCCTCGGTTCGGTCAGCATGGGCGCCGGTCAGTTCTGCACCAAGCCGGGTCTGCTGATGATCCCGGCCGGAAGTAATCTTCCGGAGCTGCTCGCCAAGGCAGACGTCAACCGGGTGGTCGGCCAGATGCTGACCTCTCGGCTGGAGGACGGCTATTTGTCTTCTGTGCAAGGGATGCGGGAGCGTGCCGGGGTCAGCGTGCTGGCCGGCGGGAACGGCGTTGATCAACTGACCGTGCTGGCGACCACGGTCGGCAACGTACTGGCCGAGCCGGAGATCCTGCAGACCGAGATGTTCGGGCCGGCGACCATGATCATCGAATACAGCCGTGACACCGCGCTGGTTGATCTTGCCGAAGCGCTCGACGGTCAGCTCACCGCAACCCTGCAGGCCGATGACGACGACGAGGTCGATGATCTTGTCCGTGTGCTCAACCGGAAGGCCGGTCGGCTGCTCTGGAACGGTTGGCCGACCGGGGTCACGGTGAGTTTTGCCCAGCAGCACGGCGGCCCCTACCCGGCGAGCACGGCTTCCGGGACGACCTCGGTCGGTACCGCCGCGATCGGTCGCTTCCTGCGCCCGGTCGCGTACCAGGACTTCCCGCAGGATCGGCTTCCGGAACTATTGCGGGACGATGCCCCGGCCGGCGTCCGTCGCCGCATCGACGGCGTCTGGACCGCCTGA
- the poxB gene encoding ubiquinone-dependent pyruvate dehydrogenase gives MTTVAENIVGNLRANGISRMYGIPGDSLNGLTDALRKDGSIAWMHVRHEEAAAFAAAAEAELTGRLAVCVGSCGPGNLHLINGLYDAHRSRVPVLAIAAQIPSEELGGNYFQETRPEQLFADCSSYAELVSSPSQMPRVLQLAMRSAIENRDVAVVVIPGDVALAEAVSTGVSTLTPTMPTVTPSVDELDQAAQLLNQGRKITILAGAGTAGAHPELIKLADRLAAPIVHTLRGKEHVEYDNPYDVGMTGLIGFASGYRAMESCDTLLMLGTDFPYRQFFPGKAKIIQVDLRGSQLGRRAQLDLGLVGDVGDTIAALLPRLHEHGNRKHLDAALDHYRKTRRKLDELAGDDHGRSPLHPQYVARMIDETAADDAIFIPDVGSPVVWAARYLTMNGQRRLIGSFNHGTMANALPHAIGAQSIDRQRQVVALAGDGGLAMLLGELITLKQLDLPVKLVVFNNSSLNFVELEMKAAGFVTYGTGLDNPDFAKVAEAVGIKGISVIKPRQLKKALTEAFAHDGPALVDVATARQELTIPPAITAEQLKGFTLYAIRTVMSGRGDELLDLAAQNRRGLF, from the coding sequence GTGACGACGGTCGCGGAGAACATCGTTGGCAACCTGAGGGCCAACGGCATCAGCAGGATGTACGGCATCCCGGGCGACTCGCTGAACGGGCTCACCGACGCATTGCGCAAGGACGGCAGCATCGCCTGGATGCACGTCCGGCACGAGGAGGCGGCCGCGTTCGCCGCAGCAGCCGAGGCGGAGCTGACCGGCCGGTTGGCGGTCTGTGTCGGCAGCTGCGGCCCGGGCAACCTGCATCTGATCAACGGCCTGTACGACGCCCACCGCAGCCGGGTGCCGGTGCTGGCGATCGCGGCCCAGATCCCGAGCGAGGAACTGGGCGGCAACTACTTCCAGGAAACTCGTCCCGAGCAGCTGTTCGCCGATTGCAGCAGCTACGCCGAGCTGGTCTCCAGCCCGTCGCAGATGCCGCGGGTGCTGCAGTTGGCGATGCGGTCGGCGATCGAGAATCGCGATGTCGCGGTGGTGGTGATCCCCGGTGACGTGGCATTGGCCGAGGCGGTCTCGACCGGTGTCAGTACCCTGACACCCACCATGCCGACGGTGACCCCGTCCGTCGATGAGCTCGATCAGGCTGCTCAGCTTCTCAACCAGGGCAGGAAGATCACCATCCTGGCCGGTGCCGGGACCGCGGGTGCGCATCCCGAGTTGATCAAGCTTGCCGATCGGCTGGCGGCGCCGATCGTGCACACCCTTCGCGGCAAGGAGCACGTCGAGTACGACAACCCGTACGACGTCGGGATGACCGGCTTGATCGGATTTGCGTCCGGGTACCGGGCGATGGAGAGCTGTGACACGCTGCTGATGCTCGGCACCGATTTCCCGTACCGGCAGTTCTTCCCCGGCAAGGCCAAGATCATCCAAGTTGATCTTCGCGGCTCGCAGCTCGGCCGCCGGGCACAACTTGATCTTGGGCTGGTCGGCGACGTCGGGGACACCATCGCGGCCCTGCTGCCCAGGTTGCACGAACACGGCAATCGCAAGCATCTGGACGCGGCTCTTGATCATTACCGGAAGACCCGGCGCAAGCTGGACGAGCTGGCTGGAGATGATCATGGTCGAAGCCCGCTGCACCCGCAGTACGTCGCTCGGATGATCGATGAGACCGCCGCCGACGACGCGATCTTCATCCCCGATGTCGGTTCGCCGGTGGTGTGGGCTGCTCGCTATCTGACCATGAACGGGCAGCGCCGGCTGATCGGCTCCTTCAACCACGGCACGATGGCCAACGCGCTGCCGCATGCGATCGGCGCGCAGTCGATCGACCGGCAACGGCAGGTGGTTGCGCTGGCCGGCGACGGCGGACTGGCGATGCTGCTGGGGGAGTTGATCACCCTGAAGCAGCTCGACCTGCCGGTGAAGCTGGTCGTCTTCAACAACTCCTCGCTCAACTTCGTCGAGCTGGAGATGAAGGCCGCCGGTTTCGTCACCTACGGCACCGGCCTGGACAACCCGGACTTCGCCAAGGTCGCCGAGGCCGTCGGCATCAAGGGCATCAGCGTCATTAAGCCCCGGCAGTTGAAGAAGGCGCTGACGGAGGCGTTCGCGCACGACGGCCCGGCCCTGGTGGACGTCGCGACGGCACGCCAGGAGCTCACCATCCCGCCGGCCATCACCGCCGAACAGCTCAAGGGCTTCACCCTCTACGCCATCCGCACCGTGATGTCCGGCCGCGGCGACGAACTCCTCGACCTCGCTGCCCAGAACCGCAGAGGGCTGTTTTAG
- a CDS encoding TetR/AcrR family transcriptional regulator → MALVNDGGLAALSMSAIAARARVSRATLYKWWSSPGAIALDGLVQRTHHTIEHDDRTPAGQAIADQMLALITLFTEDRTTAAAIRAVTARAESDPQLARDLREHWHRPRRAAAAAIFQRGIEAGEVSADLDVEAAIDMLFAPIYHRLLVDHLPLNAALVDQLLAMFNGFTRVVRR, encoded by the coding sequence GTGGCGTTGGTCAACGACGGCGGGCTGGCGGCCCTGTCGATGTCGGCGATCGCGGCTCGCGCCCGGGTCAGTCGAGCGACGCTCTACAAATGGTGGTCGTCACCGGGAGCGATCGCGCTGGACGGGCTGGTGCAGAGGACCCACCACACCATCGAGCACGACGATCGGACCCCGGCCGGACAAGCCATCGCCGACCAGATGTTGGCGTTGATCACCTTGTTCACCGAGGACCGGACAACGGCCGCGGCGATCAGGGCGGTCACCGCCCGCGCGGAATCGGACCCCCAACTGGCGCGGGATCTCCGCGAGCACTGGCATCGGCCACGGCGTGCGGCGGCGGCTGCGATCTTCCAGCGGGGCATCGAAGCCGGCGAGGTGTCGGCCGATCTCGACGTCGAGGCCGCGATCGACATGCTGTTCGCACCGATCTATCACCGGCTCCTCGTTGATCACCTGCCGTTGAACGCCGCACTGGTCGATCAGCTTCTGGCGATGTTCAACGGCTTCACCCGAGTTGTCAGAAGGTAG
- the rpsT gene encoding 30S ribosomal protein S20: MANIKSQMKRIKTNEVARQRNKAVKSSLRTAVRRFREAADAGETAKAQEAARHATRQLDKAVSKGVIHSNQAANRKSAIATRAAQLG, from the coding sequence GTGGCGAACATCAAGTCCCAGATGAAGCGGATCAAGACGAACGAGGTCGCGCGCCAGCGCAACAAGGCCGTCAAGTCGTCGCTGCGCACTGCCGTGCGCCGGTTCCGCGAGGCCGCTGACGCCGGCGAGACCGCCAAGGCACAGGAAGCGGCTCGTCACGCGACCCGCCAGCTGGACAAGGCTGTTTCCAAGGGCGTCATCCACTCCAACCAGGCTGCGAACCGCAAGTCGGCCATCGCTACCCGCGCCGCACAGCTCGGCTGA